The Kineothrix sp. IPX-CK genomic interval ATCATAAATAAATTCCGCATTTTTATCCATAGCTTCATATGCTGTCTTAAAGGGCGACATTTGGAACACATGCCACATCCCTTTGAATATATCGATTTTCACAGGGACATTGGCCTTTACCATCTTCTTATGGAGCAAGGTGGCGTCGTTTAGCAGCATTTCATTATCACCCACCTGTATATAAGTCGAGGGAAAACCTTCAAAATCTCCAAAAACCGGAGAAATCAAAGGATTTTCCAAATCCTGGCCGGAGGCATAATTTTGTATCATCTGCCCGATATACTCTTCGCCCAGTACAGGGTCTACCTCTTTTTTATTCTCGTAGGACTTTCCGGAAGACGTAAGGTCTGTCCAGGGAGACATCAGAACAAGTCCTCTGGGCAGAAGTCTTTCTTCTTCTTTTAATTTAAAGGTAAGGGCGAGAGCCAGATTCCCTCCCGCCGAATCTCCCGCTATCACCACGTCCCGGGCTCCATAACCTAAGAGCATAAGATAGTCCCATGCAGCTACAGCATCTTCCACTGCCGCAGGATAAGGGTGCTCCGGCGCCAGCCTGTAGTCAAAGCTGAACACATCCATCGAGGTTGACATAGCCAGCTTTGTAGTCAAGGTTCTGGCATACTGACTGCTGCCTGTAGAGTAACCTCCGCCATGGCAGTATAGTATCACATGTTTTTTCATATGGGTTCTATTTACAGCAATCCATTCTCCGTACATCTCACCGACACGAACCGCCTTCACGGTAGTTTCCTTACTGTTTCCCAAAAGAGCGCCGAAATAATCCTGTGACTGCCTATGCTTCTCGATATCCGCATTTTCCACCACACTATGAACACGCTTGATAAGATTCATCAGATTCTGATTTCTTTTTTCCGTCCTTGCCATATGAATCGCCATACCTTTCTCATAGTCTGTTACTGTTCACTCCGTTCTCAGTAACTCATAGCAACCATAATCTATCATTTTTTTAAGTCAATTCTATCACATAATTTGCATTTTGTGGTATACTCTATACATTAGAGTATAAATCTTATCACTATTTTCGGGAGATATGTATGACCGTACGCAAGAACAAAACCACACTGCATAAAAAAGGCGAGAAACGGACCTGGTATAAGCTGGATCTGTCCGCCATCGTATATCCCACCCTTCAGCGTAAGGATTTCTCTTCTGTTTACCGGCTTTCCGTGGTGCTGAAGGAGACTATACGTCCCGATGTGTTGCAGCAGGCGGTGGATATTGCTCTGAAACGCTTTCCCACCTACAAGGTAGCAATCCGAAAGGGGCTGTTCTGGCGCTACCTGGAGCCGAACAACAGGCCTGGACCCTTCGTCCAGCCCGACATCAAAAATCCCTGCATGCCCATGCCTTTCAAGGCCAATAATCGCTATTTGATCCGAATCTATTATCACGAATGCCGCATCGCGCTGGAGGCACATCACAGCTTAGGGGACGGCAGCGGCGGCATGTGCGTACTGCAGACCATTACTGCGGTTTACTTACGTCTGTTAGGGCATGAGATTTCCTGCGGCGGCTTCGTTCTGGATGTGGATGGGGAGCCTGATCCCGAAGAGCTGGAGGACGCTTACATGCGTTACGCCAATGCGAAGGTATGTCCGCCTCGTCCCGGAGAAAAGACTTACCGGATACGCGGCACAAAGGAACCCTTTTATACGCTTAATATCATTGACGGTATCATGTCCGTGAAGGAAGTCATGAATGTTGCATCCAAATATCATGCTACGATTACGGAATATCTGAATTCCGCACTTTTATACGCTTTGCTGCAAAAGCAGGCGGACGAATGGCACTGGAAGCTGCGTCCGGTAAAAATCGCCATGCCCGTCAATCTAAGGCGCTTTTTCCCTTCCAAGACCCTGCGTAATTTCATAACCATGGTATATCCCTCCATCGACCCGAGGCTTGGGGAATATACCTTCGATGAAATCGTCGTACATGTACACAATTATATGCGTTATTATATCAATGAGAAATTTTTGAGGGGAGATATTACCACGAATGCGGCAACTCAGCGGAATCCGGTAATACGCGTCGTTCCTCTTTTTATCAAAGATTTTACCGTCCGCCTTTTTTACATGAAGATTCAGGATAAGAATTCTTCGGCAGGGCTAACCAATATGGGTGCCTTAAGGGTACCGGAAGATATGAAGCAGCATATCGAGCGGTTTGATATTTATATGGGACAACCCTTTTCCTCCCGTACCAACTGCGCTATTTCCAGTTTCGAAGATACCCTTACTATCAACTTCGCCAGCAGCATCATCGAGGCGGACGTGGAGAGGTACTTCTTCCGCAAGCTGGTTCAGGATGGAATTCATGTTAAAATAGAAAGCAACCGATAGGAGGTCATTATATGTCATATTGTGTAAATTGCGGCGTGGAATTGGACGCGGAATTGCCAAAGTGCCCGCTCTGCCATACGCCAGTCATCAACCCAAGCGAGCTGAAGGTAATGGAACGCCCCTCCTCTTACCCTCATGAAAAAGGGCAGGTGGAGGTCGTAAAAAGAAAGGATTTGGGAATCCTTTTGTCGGTAGTCCTCGGCGCTGCCTCTGTAAGCTGTGCGCTTCTTAATCTGCTGGTATTCAATAGCAGCATGTGGTCGCTGTTGATTATCGGTATATGTATTATTCTTTTCGTACTCGCTATTCCGGCCGTCATATACACGAAGCTGCCCATTTATCTATCACTTTTATTTGACGGAATTGCTGTCGGAGGGTATTTGTACATGATTACCTACCTTACCCCCTCTCCGGACTGGTTCTGGCTGCTCGCTTTGCCGATTACGGCATTAGTAACATTGTTGGTCGAAATATTTACTTTCCTGATTCGTATATTTCCCAATTCTTTCATTACTACGACGCTATACTTTTTCGCAGAAGTCGCAGTTCTATGTGCAGGCATCGAACTTCTCATTGACGGACTCCTGCAAAAACCGCTGGGCTTGTCATGGTCCGCCGTGGTTCTGACCGCATGCAGCATTATTGTTATTGCACTCATTACGCTTTTATCCAAGAGGCGTCTGCGCGATGAGGTCAGAAGAAGGCTGCACTTTTAAATATCATAGGAAATTCCGTATGAATTCCTATGAAAATCCATGCTTTTTCTCCGCCTCTTCGATGCTCTTATAACCATAGAATTTCGTTTCGTTCTCAATAATCTGCTTCTCCAGATTTTCGCCCTTTTTATAGGCTTCTTTCGTCTGGGCACATAACAAGCTTACCGTTTCCTCGGAATAGGTCA includes:
- a CDS encoding DUF6320 domain-containing protein — encoded protein: MSYCVNCGVELDAELPKCPLCHTPVINPSELKVMERPSSYPHEKGQVEVVKRKDLGILLSVVLGAASVSCALLNLLVFNSSMWSLLIIGICIILFVLAIPAVIYTKLPIYLSLLFDGIAVGGYLYMITYLTPSPDWFWLLALPITALVTLLVEIFTFLIRIFPNSFITTTLYFFAEVAVLCAGIELLIDGLLQKPLGLSWSAVVLTACSIIVIALITLLSKRRLRDEVRRRLHF
- a CDS encoding alcohol acetyltransferase, with product MTVRKNKTTLHKKGEKRTWYKLDLSAIVYPTLQRKDFSSVYRLSVVLKETIRPDVLQQAVDIALKRFPTYKVAIRKGLFWRYLEPNNRPGPFVQPDIKNPCMPMPFKANNRYLIRIYYHECRIALEAHHSLGDGSGGMCVLQTITAVYLRLLGHEISCGGFVLDVDGEPDPEELEDAYMRYANAKVCPPRPGEKTYRIRGTKEPFYTLNIIDGIMSVKEVMNVASKYHATITEYLNSALLYALLQKQADEWHWKLRPVKIAMPVNLRRFFPSKTLRNFITMVYPSIDPRLGEYTFDEIVVHVHNYMRYYINEKFLRGDITTNAATQRNPVIRVVPLFIKDFTVRLFYMKIQDKNSSAGLTNMGALRVPEDMKQHIERFDIYMGQPFSSRTNCAISSFEDTLTINFASSIIEADVERYFFRKLVQDGIHVKIESNR
- a CDS encoding alpha/beta hydrolase, whose amino-acid sequence is MARTEKRNQNLMNLIKRVHSVVENADIEKHRQSQDYFGALLGNSKETTVKAVRVGEMYGEWIAVNRTHMKKHVILYCHGGGYSTGSSQYARTLTTKLAMSTSMDVFSFDYRLAPEHPYPAAVEDAVAAWDYLMLLGYGARDVVIAGDSAGGNLALALTFKLKEEERLLPRGLVLMSPWTDLTSSGKSYENKKEVDPVLGEEYIGQMIQNYASGQDLENPLISPVFGDFEGFPSTYIQVGDNEMLLNDATLLHKKMVKANVPVKIDIFKGMWHVFQMSPFKTAYEAMDKNAEFIYDICR